The Procambarus clarkii isolate CNS0578487 chromosome 39, FALCON_Pclarkii_2.0, whole genome shotgun sequence genome window below encodes:
- the LOC138372677 gene encoding uncharacterized protein, with product MSITPPANTKITFKLHSEAPIGNLTNADLSPISPTEVVSIIHPLKSKADNISKIPSMVYKSAAHALARPIALLFNKSLECHTFPDILKKAKVTPVHKGALFRSRKIQYTKTISVWLPLPKDTNDAIVSLLDLIHSALDKCEFPIGLFIDLTKAFDTVNHNYLLNSNIMESVALP from the exons atgtccataacaccaccagctaaCACGAAAATTACCTTTAAGTTACACAGTGAAGcaccaataggcaatctcacaaatgccgatCTCTCACCGATCAGCCCTACAGAGGTAGTGTCCATCATTCACCCACTAAAATCCAAAGCTGACAACATTAGTAAAATACCatccatggtatacaagagtgccgCCCATGCCCTTGCACGTCCCATTGCCttgctgttcaataaatctctagaatgtcataccttccctgacatACTTAAAAAAGCaaaagtaacgccagtccataaaggag ctctattccgatctcgtaaaattcaatatactaagaccatatcagtttggcttccgctcccaaaagatacCAATGATgcgattgttagtctgcttgacttaatccactcagcccttgacaaatgtgagtttccgattggactcttcattgacctgacaaaggcgtttgatactgttaaccataactacctcttaaacTCCAACATTATGGAATCAGTGGCCTTGccatga